In Janthinobacterium rivuli, a single genomic region encodes these proteins:
- the nhaR gene encoding transcriptional activator NhaR, whose translation MSTLNFKHLRYFWMVAKTGSIARAAEQLHLTPQSISGQLSEFADTLGVELFRRSGRQLELTDTGRRILSHAESIFSTGDELLEIVRDQSRTTTTTFRVGCADSVSKLIACRLVAPALGLAEPLRIICREGRLASLLADLAVHRLDLIMADRPMPAHLSVRGFNHLLGESGMTLFGTPALAATLTGGFPQCLDGAPLLLPGEDFAIYGRLLQWLGDNNLHPRIVGEFDDSAMMKAFGQSGAGLFFAPTVIAPQVCEQYAVVALGRVDSLVEQVYAITTERRLSHPATIAISQSARRELFV comes from the coding sequence ATGTCTACACTCAACTTCAAGCACTTGCGCTATTTCTGGATGGTGGCCAAGACAGGCAGCATCGCGCGCGCGGCCGAGCAGCTGCACCTGACGCCGCAATCGATTTCCGGACAGCTCAGCGAGTTTGCCGACACCCTGGGCGTGGAACTGTTCCGCCGCAGCGGGCGCCAGCTGGAATTGACGGACACGGGGCGGCGCATCCTCAGCCATGCCGAAAGCATCTTCAGCACGGGCGATGAATTGCTGGAAATCGTGCGCGACCAATCGCGCACCACGACGACGACCTTCCGCGTGGGCTGCGCCGATTCCGTGTCGAAACTGATCGCCTGCCGCCTCGTCGCGCCCGCGCTGGGACTGGCCGAGCCGCTGCGCATCATTTGCCGCGAAGGCCGGCTGGCCAGCCTGCTGGCGGACCTGGCAGTGCACCGGCTCGACCTGATCATGGCGGACCGCCCCATGCCGGCCCACTTGAGCGTGCGCGGCTTTAACCATTTACTGGGCGAAAGCGGCATGACCCTGTTCGGCACGCCAGCGCTGGCCGCCACCCTGACAGGGGGCTTTCCGCAATGCCTGGACGGCGCGCCGCTGCTGCTGCCCGGCGAAGACTTCGCCATTTACGGGCGCTTGCTGCAGTGGCTGGGCGACAACAATCTGCACCCGCGCATCGTAGGCGAGTTCGACGACAGCGCCATGATGAAAGCCTTCGGCCAGTCCGGCGCCGGCCTGTTCTTTGCGCCCACCGTCATCGCGCCCCAGGTCTGCGAACAGTACGCCGTGGTGGCACTGGGCCGGGTCGACAGCCTCGTCGAGCAGGTGTATGCGATCACCACGGAACGGCGCCTGAGCCACCCGGCCACCATCGCCATCAGCCAGAGCGCGCGGCGCGAGCTGTTCGTGTAG
- a CDS encoding chloride channel protein — MKHLHDIPSAFKHEFANPRLWWSRAVVVGMAAIAGLVVVGFTWLAEEALDLFLFFNGKAWWFALLWTPACAALLVWLTRRYAMGAAGSGIPQVMATLDPAVAPEQRSLFVSLKLSAAKIGLTAGGLLGGLSLGREGPSVQIAAGVMLAARRWLPRHSQVSAHSLLVAGGAAGIAAAFNTPLAGVMFAIEELSRSPEQRNSGLIVAGIVLAGMMAVSIHGNATHFGIIHPGPIGLALALPGLLVTLIAGVAGGLFARLLLASARGNPLGKLSAWRKGRPVLFAAVCGVLVAAIGIASHGATFGSGTVATRAMLEGSSDVAPAFVAFKYVATWLTVWSGVPAGIFAPSLAIGAGIGHDIAVLLHYPHAPALIALGMVGFLAAATQAPLTAFIIVMEMVDGHGMVLSLMACAVVASTVSRVLSEPLYGALAQLQLQRLPQQQAGRETQGATS, encoded by the coding sequence ATGAAGCACTTGCACGATATTCCCTCTGCCTTCAAGCATGAATTTGCCAACCCGCGCCTGTGGTGGTCGCGCGCCGTCGTCGTCGGCATGGCCGCCATCGCGGGTCTCGTCGTCGTCGGTTTTACGTGGCTGGCGGAGGAAGCGCTGGACCTGTTTCTCTTTTTTAACGGCAAGGCCTGGTGGTTCGCCCTGCTATGGACGCCAGCCTGCGCCGCCCTGCTGGTCTGGCTGACGCGCCGCTACGCGATGGGCGCGGCCGGTTCCGGCATCCCACAAGTGATGGCGACACTGGATCCGGCCGTGGCGCCCGAGCAGCGCTCGCTATTTGTCTCGTTGAAACTCAGTGCCGCGAAAATCGGCCTGACGGCGGGGGGCTTGCTGGGCGGCTTGTCTCTGGGGCGCGAAGGCCCGTCCGTGCAAATTGCGGCTGGCGTGATGCTGGCCGCGCGCCGCTGGCTGCCGCGCCACTCGCAGGTGAGCGCCCATTCGCTGCTGGTGGCCGGCGGCGCGGCCGGCATCGCGGCCGCCTTCAACACGCCGCTGGCGGGCGTCATGTTTGCCATCGAGGAACTCTCGCGCTCGCCCGAGCAGCGCAACAGCGGCCTGATCGTGGCCGGCATCGTGCTGGCCGGCATGATGGCCGTGTCGATCCACGGCAACGCCACGCACTTCGGCATCATCCATCCCGGCCCCATCGGCCTGGCGCTGGCCTTGCCGGGTTTACTCGTCACCTTGATCGCAGGCGTGGCGGGCGGCCTGTTTGCCCGGCTGCTGCTGGCCTCCGCCCGTGGCAATCCGCTGGGAAAACTGTCCGCGTGGAGAAAGGGCCGGCCCGTGCTGTTCGCCGCCGTCTGCGGTGTGCTGGTGGCGGCCATCGGCATCGCCAGCCATGGCGCCACGTTCGGCAGCGGCACCGTGGCCACGCGCGCCATGCTGGAAGGCTCGTCCGACGTGGCGCCCGCCTTTGTTGCCTTCAAATATGTGGCCACGTGGCTGACCGTCTGGTCGGGCGTGCCGGCCGGCATCTTCGCGCCATCGCTGGCCATCGGCGCCGGCATCGGCCACGATATCGCCGTGCTGCTGCACTATCCGCACGCGCCCGCGCTGATCGCGCTGGGCATGGTGGGCTTCCTGGCCGCCGCCACGCAGGCGCCGCTGACGGCTTTTATTATTGTCATGGAAATGGTCGATGGCCACGGCATGGTGCTGAGCCTGATGGCCTGCGCCGTCGTCGCCAGCACGGTTTCGCGCGTACTGAGCGAACCGCTGTACGGGGCGCTGGCGCAATTGCAGCTGCAACGGTTGCCACAGCAGCAAGCGGGCCGGGAAACTCAGGGAGCTACATCGTAA